One region of Vitis vinifera cultivar Pinot Noir 40024 chromosome 1, ASM3070453v1 genomic DNA includes:
- the LOC100266696 gene encoding uncharacterized protein LOC100266696 isoform X2 has product MARVMGKEELRIDISSLAQDGHEIETGTSPEQMSPVDLISGDRDLYLAVCIPLYRAAMKGDWKTAKGIFEMFPAAVRFTITPGGDTTLHIAAAAKHVYFVEEMVKIMEPEDLELKNQYSNTAFWFAAAAGIVGIAKAMVKKNEILPMIRAYDEMTPLHVAALLGHSEMVWYLYNKTDHEQLTVSDWVKLLNACISTDLYDVALDVSSHHPTLAVERDGNGETALHLLARKPSAFSGGDQLHIWNTVINSISCKRVEDKKILRQNKSLKLVKHLWQQVIVQPHSEILDLIRSPSPLLLVAAELGNTVFLTELIAIYPDLIWEVDDHNRSIFHIAVLHRQENIFNLIYEIGSMKDLIVPNKDENDNNILHLAGRLAPPRQRNIVVGAALQMQRELLWFRVEKMVLPSFRERKNRDGETPWDLFTKEHKDLMKEGEKWMRGTAAQSMLVATLIATVVFAAALTVPGGSNQDTGIPVLLRKKSFIFLQYRMQ; this is encoded by the exons ATGGCACGTGTGATGGGCAAAGAAGAGCTAAGAATAGATATCAGCTCGCTAGCACAAGATGGACATGAAATTGAGACTGGGACTTCACCTGAACAGATGTCACCTGTAGATCTAATTTCTG GAGATAGAGACCTCTACCTCGCTGTATGCATACCTCTTTATCGTGCCGCCATGAAAGGTGACTGGAAAACTGCTAAAGGTATTTTTGAAATGTTTCCAGCAGCAGTGCGCTTCACCATCACACCAGGAGGGGACACAACCCTTCATATTGCTGCTGCAGCAAAGCATGTCTACTTTGTTGAGGAGATGGTGAAAATTATGGAACCAGAAGACTTAGAACTTAAGAACCAATATTCGAATACTGCTTTTTGGTTTGCTGCTGCAGCAGGAATAGTGGGAATTGCAAAGGCTATggtgaaaaagaatgaaatcCTTCCAATGATCCGAGCTTATGATGAAATGACACCACTCCATGTGGCTGCTCTATTAGGACATAGTGAGATGGTGTGGTATCTCTACAACAAGACTGATCATGAACAATTAACTGTTAGCGATTGGGTTAAGCTGCTTAATGCATGCATCAGTACTGATCTGTATG ATGTAGCCTTGGACGTATCGAGCCATCACCCAACATTGGCTGTAGAAAGAGATGGGAATGGTGAAACTGCATTGCATCTCCTGGCTCGGAAGCCTTCTGCATTCTCGGGGGGAGATCAGCTTCATATATGGAACACTGTCATTAATTCAA TATCATGTAAAAGAGTGGAAGACAAGAAAATTTTGAGGCAAAACAAATCTCTTAAACTAGTCAAACACCTTTGGCAGCAGGTTATAGTACAACCGCACTCCGAGATTTTAGATCTGATCAGATCTCCTTCTCCACTGCTCCTTGTTGCAGCAGAATTAGGAAACACTGTGTTCTTAACAGAGCTTATTGCCATATATCCTGATCTCATATGGGAAGTAGACGATCACAATAGGTCTATATTTCATATTGCAGTTTTACATCGCCAGGAGAATATCTTCAATCTTATATATGAGATAGGTTCAATGAAGGATTTGATTGTGCCAAATAAAGATGAGAATGATAACAACATCTTGCATTTGGCTGGAAGATTGGCACCCCCACGTCAACGCAATATTGTCGTAGGTGCAGCTCTTCAAATGCAACGAGAGCTATTATGGTTTAGG GTGGAAAAGATGGTGCTACCTTCATtcagagaaaggaaaaacagagatgGTGAAACACCCTGGGATTTGTTCACTAAGGAGCACAAAGATTTAATGAAGGAGGGGGAGAAGTGGATGAGAGGAACTGCTGCTCAATCTATGCTTGTTGCAACCCTCATAGCCACTGTTGTGTTTGCTGCAGCCCTCACTGTACCAGGCGGTAGCAATCAAGATACTGGCATTCCTGTTTTGTTGAGAAAGAAATCCTTCATATTTTTGCAGTATCGGATGCAATAG
- the LOC100266696 gene encoding uncharacterized protein LOC100266696 isoform X1 produces the protein MARVMGKEELRIDISSLAQDGHEIETGTSPEQMSPVDLISGDRDLYLAVCIPLYRAAMKGDWKTAKGIFEMFPAAVRFTITPGGDTTLHIAAAAKHVYFVEEMVKIMEPEDLELKNQYSNTAFWFAAAAGIVGIAKAMVKKNEILPMIRAYDEMTPLHVAALLGHSEMVWYLYNKTDHEQLTVSDWVKLLNACISTDLYDVALDVSSHHPTLAVERDGNGETALHLLARKPSAFSGGDQLHIWNTVINSISCKRVEDKKILRQNKSLKLVKHLWQQVIVQPHSEILDLIRSPSPLLLVAAELGNTVFLTELIAIYPDLIWEVDDHNRSIFHIAVLHRQENIFNLIYEIGSMKDLIVPNKDENDNNILHLAGRLAPPRQRNIVVGAALQMQRELLWFREVEKMVLPSFRERKNRDGETPWDLFTKEHKDLMKEGEKWMRGTAAQSMLVATLIATVVFAAALTVPGGSNQDTGIPVLLRKKSFIFLQYRMQ, from the exons ATGGCACGTGTGATGGGCAAAGAAGAGCTAAGAATAGATATCAGCTCGCTAGCACAAGATGGACATGAAATTGAGACTGGGACTTCACCTGAACAGATGTCACCTGTAGATCTAATTTCTG GAGATAGAGACCTCTACCTCGCTGTATGCATACCTCTTTATCGTGCCGCCATGAAAGGTGACTGGAAAACTGCTAAAGGTATTTTTGAAATGTTTCCAGCAGCAGTGCGCTTCACCATCACACCAGGAGGGGACACAACCCTTCATATTGCTGCTGCAGCAAAGCATGTCTACTTTGTTGAGGAGATGGTGAAAATTATGGAACCAGAAGACTTAGAACTTAAGAACCAATATTCGAATACTGCTTTTTGGTTTGCTGCTGCAGCAGGAATAGTGGGAATTGCAAAGGCTATggtgaaaaagaatgaaatcCTTCCAATGATCCGAGCTTATGATGAAATGACACCACTCCATGTGGCTGCTCTATTAGGACATAGTGAGATGGTGTGGTATCTCTACAACAAGACTGATCATGAACAATTAACTGTTAGCGATTGGGTTAAGCTGCTTAATGCATGCATCAGTACTGATCTGTATG ATGTAGCCTTGGACGTATCGAGCCATCACCCAACATTGGCTGTAGAAAGAGATGGGAATGGTGAAACTGCATTGCATCTCCTGGCTCGGAAGCCTTCTGCATTCTCGGGGGGAGATCAGCTTCATATATGGAACACTGTCATTAATTCAA TATCATGTAAAAGAGTGGAAGACAAGAAAATTTTGAGGCAAAACAAATCTCTTAAACTAGTCAAACACCTTTGGCAGCAGGTTATAGTACAACCGCACTCCGAGATTTTAGATCTGATCAGATCTCCTTCTCCACTGCTCCTTGTTGCAGCAGAATTAGGAAACACTGTGTTCTTAACAGAGCTTATTGCCATATATCCTGATCTCATATGGGAAGTAGACGATCACAATAGGTCTATATTTCATATTGCAGTTTTACATCGCCAGGAGAATATCTTCAATCTTATATATGAGATAGGTTCAATGAAGGATTTGATTGTGCCAAATAAAGATGAGAATGATAACAACATCTTGCATTTGGCTGGAAGATTGGCACCCCCACGTCAACGCAATATTGTCGTAGGTGCAGCTCTTCAAATGCAACGAGAGCTATTATGGTTTAGG GAGGTGGAAAAGATGGTGCTACCTTCATtcagagaaaggaaaaacagagatgGTGAAACACCCTGGGATTTGTTCACTAAGGAGCACAAAGATTTAATGAAGGAGGGGGAGAAGTGGATGAGAGGAACTGCTGCTCAATCTATGCTTGTTGCAACCCTCATAGCCACTGTTGTGTTTGCTGCAGCCCTCACTGTACCAGGCGGTAGCAATCAAGATACTGGCATTCCTGTTTTGTTGAGAAAGAAATCCTTCATATTTTTGCAGTATCGGATGCAATAG